The stretch of DNA CGCCGAGATCCTGGCCAACCGCTTCCGCGTGGGGCCGATGCACGCCTGCAACGACTGCAAGTTCGAGGAGTTCTTCCTCTCCTCGTGGGCGGTGGGAGATCCGGCCATGGTGGTGGACGTCCCGGCCAATCGCGACGCCAACGGCGACGGGGCGCCCGACCCGGGCCCCAAGGCCACCAGGGCGCTCTTCCCGTCGGACCCGTCGAACGTGTACCACGCGTACATGAACGACAACGTCAAGTTCAGGAACGTGCACGCGGGGCCCAAGGAGCACCACATCTTCCACCTGCACGCCCACCAGTGGATCCATACGCCCGACAGCGACAACTCGACCTACCTGGACAGCCAGGCGATCGGGCCGGGGTCGGGCTACACCTACGAGATCACCTGGGGCGGGGCGGGGAACCGCAACAAGACGCCGGGCGACGCCATCTTCCACTGCCACTTCTATCCCCACTTCGCCATGGGGATGTGGGCGCTCTTCCGCACGCACGACGTGCTGGAGACCGGCACCGTGCTGGACGCCGCCGGCAAGCCGGTGGCGGGCGCGCGGGCGCTCCCCGACGGCGAGATCGCGGCGGGGACGCCGATCCCGGCGGTGGTGCCGATCCCGGGCGAGCCGCTGGCGCCGCTGCCGAACGCGGTGGCCAACAACCCGGGGTACCCGTTCTACATCCCGGGCGTGGCGGGGCACCGGCCGCCCAAGCCGCCGCTCGACACCCGCTTCGACGGCGGGCTGCCGCGGCACGTGGTGCGCGGCGGCGTGTCGGAGTTCCCGCCGATCAACCGCCTCGACTTCAGCAAGGAGGCCGTCACCCTCAACGCGCAGGCGCTCCCCGAGGCGGGCACCGCCACCGAGCAGGCGGCGATGAACTTCCACGACCTGCTGAACGTCTCCACCTACCGGGTGGACCCGGTGACGCTGGCGGTCACCGCCAGCAGCCTGCGGATGAACGGCCGGCCCCGGGTGGCGGGCGCGCCGTACGCCGACCCGTGCGTGCGCTCCGACGGCACCCCCGACACCACGCAGATGCGGATCTACAAGGGCGCGAGCTTCCAGCTCGACACGAAGTTCAACAAGGCGGGGTGGCACTTCCCGCAGCACCGCATGTCGGCGCTGTGGGACGACGTGAACCCCACGCGGGCCGGCACGCGCGCGCCCGAGCCGATGTTCCTGCGCGTCAACTCGCGCGACTGCGTGGAGTTCCGGCTGGTGAACCTGATCCCCAAGGAATACCTGCAGGACGACTTCCAGGTGAGGACGCCCACCGACGTGATCGGGCAGCACATCCACCTGGTGAAGTTCGACGTGACCAGCTCCGACGGCGCCGCCAACGGCTTCAACTACGAGGACGGCTCGTTCAGTCCGGGGGAGACGCGCGAGCGCGTCGAGGCGATCCGGCGCTTCAACGGGTGCGTGGGCGCCCTCTCGGGCGACACCCGCGACGGCACCTTCACCTGCCCGGTGGCGAAAGCGCACCCGTTCTTCGGGGCGGGGCCCAACAACGACTGGGTGGGGGCGCAGGAGACGGTGCAGCGCTGGTACGCCGACGACGTCCCCAACAACCAGGGCGTCGACCGGACGCTGCGCACCATCTTCACCCACGACCACTTCGGCCCCTCCACGCACCAGCAGAACGGGCTGTACGCGGGGCTGGTGGCCGAGCCGAGCGGGTCGCAGTGGCGCAACCCCGAGACGGGGGTGATCATGGGGAGCCGCCACGACGGCGGGCCCACCAGCTGGCGGGCCGACATCCTGACCCCCGACGCCTCGAAGAGCTACCGCGAGTTCAACCTGCTCTTCCAGGACTTCGCGCTGGCGTACCAGGCGGGGGGCACCACCTTCCCCGACCCCGCCCGGGCCGTCAACCCGCCGGGCAAGTTCGAGGTGGGGCTGCCGTTCCTGCTCCGGCCGCCGATCGCGCGCAACCGCTGCCCGAGCCCCAACGACGACCCCTCGCTCACGCCGCCGTGCCCCGAGATCATCTCGGCCGACGACCCGGGCACCTTCACGGTGAACTACCGCAACGAGCCGGTGGCGCTCCGGGTGCGCGACCCGGCCACCAACACGCAGGCGGCGGGGACGGCGGGCGACCTGGCCTTCGCCTTCAGCTCGAACGTGACGCGGGCCGACACGCGGCTCAACACGCAGCCCACCTTCTACCCGGCGCTCACCGGGGGCGTGCAGCCGCGCGACCCGTTCACCCCGCTCATGCGCGCGTACCAGGGCGACCAGGTGCAGGTGCGCATCCTGGTGGGGGCGCACGAGGAGGGCCACAACTTCAGCATCCAGGGGGTGAAGTGGCTCTTCGAGCCGTCGTTCACCAACTCGGGGTACCGGGCCAGCCAGATGATGGGGATCAGCGAGCACTTCGAGTTCGAGCTGCCGCGGATGCCGAAGAACACCCTCGCCGCCACCGCCGACTACATGTGGCGGGCCAGCACGGCGACCGACGGGCTGTGGAACGGGGTGTGGGGGATCCTGCGCACCTACCGGGCGACGCAGGCGAACCTGCTGGCGCTCCCCAACAACCCGCGCCCCGACCTGGTGATCGCCAACATCGCCGACTTCAACGGCGTCTGCCCGCGCACCGCCCCGGTGCGCACCGCCGACGTCACCGCGGTGCGCGCGGCCGACATCCTGTCGGCGGGGACGCTGGTCTACAACGGCCGCACGGCCAACGGCGGGCCGCTGCACGACCCGGCGGCGCTCATGTACGTGCGCACGGGCGACCTGGACGCGCTGGGCAACCTCAAGTCCGGGGTGGCGATCGAGCCGCTGGCGCTGCGCTTCCGCGCCGGCGACTGCATCCAGATCACGCTGCGCAACCAGCTGCCGGCCACGGTCCCCGACTTCAACGGGTTCACCACCCTGCCGATGATCGTGGACCAGTTCAACATGAACCAGCTGCGCCCCTCGAGCCACGTGGGGCTCTCGCCGCAGCTCGCCTTCGTGGACGTCACCCGCGACGACGGGCTCAACGTGGGGCTGAACCCCACGCAGACCACGGCGCCGGGGGCGGCGCAGACGCTGCAGTGGTACGCGGGGAGCCTCAACCTCAACGCCGCGCGCGACTCGCTGTTCGCGCAGGCGGTGGAGTTCGGGGGGCTCAACCTGCACACGGCCGACCTGATCAAGCAGCCGGTGAAGGGGCTGATGGCGGCGACGATCGTGGAGCCCGCGGGCGCCACCTGGCAGTTCGACTCGGGTCCCAGGCGGTCGTCCGCCACGGTGTTCCTCACCGACGGCACCGCCTTCCGCGAGTTCGTCACCCAGTTCCAGAGCGCCGTCAACCTGCAGCTCGCCAACGGCGCGGCGATCCCCAACGTGGCCGAGGCCGAGGACCCGGAGGACTCGGGGCAGAAGGGGATCAACTACCGGACCGAGCCGATGTGGTTCCGCTTCGGCTTCGCGCCCGACGCCCCGCTCACCTTCACCCGCACGGTGAACTTCTCGCGGGCCACCGCCAACCGCCTGGTCGGCGCCGACCCGCGGACGCCGATCTTCACGGCCACCGCGGGCGAGCAGGTGCGCTTCCGCGTGCTGGGCCCGGGCGGCAACGAGCGCAACGGCGCGTTCCAGGTCCACGGGCACATCTGGCAGGAGCTGCCGTGGATCAACAACAGCCTGCGGCTGGGCTTCAACTCGCTCTCGGAGTGGAAGGGGTCGCAGGAGGGGCTGGGGCCCAGCTTTCACTTCAACGTGCTGCTGCGCAACGGGGCGGGCGGGCTCTTCCAGGTCCCGGGCGACTACCTCTTCCGCGACCAGGCGTCGTTCGGGTTCGACAACGGCCGCTGGGGGATCTTCCGGGTGCTGGCGCCGGCTCCCGCGCTCGCCCCGGCGATCGACCCGGCGGCGGGGGAGACCACCACCGAGCCGACCACGCAGGAGCCGAAGACGGACGAGCCGTGAGCCGGTGAGGCGGCGGTGACGTGCAGGTGACGGAGGGAGGCGCCGTCCGGCCAGCCAGGCCGGGCGGCGCCTCCGCCGGAGCACCCGTCCCGGCTCTCACCGAGTTCCGTATCGATCTGAATGCTGGCTCACGCAGAGACGCAGAGGCACAGAGAACTTCACGCTGTTTCTCTGCGTCTCCGTGTCTGTGCGTGAGGTCCAAAAACTTCAGGACTCACGCAGAGTCTGCGGAGTCAGCGGAGAACCCATCCGTTCACCCTGCCGACTCTGCTAACTCTGCGTGAGACAAAGTCTTTGAAATCGTCTGCCGGAAGGGGAACGCACCGCGCCGCCGGTGTATCAGACGCCTCGATTTCCCTGGATCTCCCGCGGTTTACGATGGCGCTGAACCCCACGCTCGAGAGCAAGCTGAAGCACCTCCCTACCCGCCCCGGCGTCTACCTGATGAAGGACGCCGGCGGCGAGATCCTGTACGTGGGGAAGGCCAAGTCGCTGCGCTCCCGGGTGCGCTCCTATTTCGCCAGCGGGCAGCAGCACGGGGTGCGCATCGCCGAGATGGTGCGGCGCGTGGCCGACGTGGACACCATCGTGGTCTCCAGCGAGGCCGAGGCGCTGATCCTGGAGAACAACCTGATCAAGGAGCACCGCCCGCGCTTCAACATCAACCTGCGCGACGACAAGACCTACCCGTACATCAAGGTCACCGTCCAGGAGCGCTTCCCCCGCGTCTTCGTGACCCGGCGGCTGGTGAAGGACGGGGCGCGCTACTTCGGGCCGTACACCGACGTGCGGCGGATGCGCCACGCGCTGGAGCTGGTGAAGAAGCTCTACACCGTGCGCTCGTGCCACTACGACCTGCCGCGCGAGGCCCCGGCGCGCCCCTGCCTGGACTACCACATCGGCCGCTGCCTGGCGCCGTGCGTGGCCTTCCAGCCCGAGGAGGACTACCGGGGGATGATCGACGAGATCCTGGAGGTCCTGGGCGGGCACACGCGCCTGGTGGCGGACCGGCTGAAGCGGGAGATGCGGGACGCGGCCGCGGAGATGAACTTCGAGCGCGCGGCCGAGCTGCGCGACGCCATCGCCGAGCTCGAGGCGCTGGAGCGGCGGCAGCGGGTGGTGGACGTCTCGGGCGCCGACCGCGACGTGGTGGGCTTCGCGCGCGACGGGGTGGAAGCCTGCGGCGTGGTGCTCTTGATCCGCGAGGGGAAGCTGCTGGGGCGCGAGGTCACCTTCCTGGGGAACCTGGCCGACGAGGGCGACGAGAGCGCGTTCGGCGCCTTCGCCACGCGGCACTTCACCGAGCGGGCGATCCGCGACGTGGAGTCGGTGCCGCCCGCGGTGCACTTCCCCATGGACTTCGCCGACCGCGAGGTGCTGCAGGAGGTGCTGCGCGAGCACGCGGGGCGCGCGGTGCGCCTGCACGTGCCGCAGCGCGGCGAGAAGGTGCAGCTGGTGGAGCTGGCCGCCCAGAACGCGCGCCACCTGCTGGAGGAGCGCAAGCTGGTGGAGCGCACCGCCGCCAGCCGCGCCCCCGACGCCCTCTACGAGCTGCAGGAGGTGCTGGAGCTGCCTGCGGTGCCGCGCACCATCGTCTGCTTCGACATCTCGCACACGCAGGGGAGCGAGGTGGTGGCCTCGGGGGTGTTCTTCGACAACGGCGAGCCGTTCAAGGGCGAGTACAAGCGCTTCAAGATCCGCGGGGAGTGGGGCAACGACGACTTCGCCTCGATGCACGAGGTGGTGACGCGCTACTTCTCGCGCCGCGCCGAGGAGAAGCGGTCGCTGCCGGACCTGGTGGTGATCGACGGCGGGAAGGGGCAGCTGGGGGCTGCCCGCAAGGCGCTGGAGGCGCTCGGGATGCCGCAGCAGGCGGTGATCAGCCTGGCCAAGCGCGACGAGGAGGTGTTCGTCCCGGGGCGCTCCGAGCCGGTGCGGCTGCCGCGCCGCAGCCCCGCGCTGCGCCTGCTGCAGCGCGTGCGCGACGAGGCGCACCGCTTCGCCGTCACCTACAACCGGAAGCTCCGCACCAAGCGGACGATCCGCTCCGAGCTGTCCACCATCCCCGGCGTGGGCGCGGCCCGCCAGCGCGCGCTGCTGGACCGCTTCGGGAGCATGCGCGCCGTGGCCGCCGCCAGCGAGGCGGAGATCGCCGCGCTTCCCGGCTTCGGCCCCTCGCTCGCGCGCAAGGTGAAGGAGGCGCTCGGCGCCGGCCCCGCCGCCCCGGCGGCCGCGGACGGGCAGGCGGCGTAGCCTGGCTCTTTCGCATATCCCAACGGAATAGCCTCACACGGAGTCAACGGAGAACCCCGCAGTTTCTCCGTGACTCCGTTTCCTCCGTGTGAGACATTCGGTTATGGATCTCGATCCCGAGCGATCCCTCCGCAGAATGACGTGACCGCTGGACATGCGCGGCGGATCACGTAGCTTTGGCGACTCCGTTCCCACCGCGTTCCCACCGCCACTTCCCAACTCCCCGATGAAAAACTCCGCCGTATTCGCCGCGATGGCGATCCTCGCGCTCGCACCCGTATCCGCGTGCATGTCCGATGAAGAAGCGCAGAAGAGCTGGGAGGAGAGGCACGCGGTCGATCCCAACTCGCGCTACGGGAAGGAGCTGGCCGAGGCGCAGGAGTACTGGAGGGCGGAGGACGGGGTGAAGGCCACCCTGATCGAGGGGGAGGAGGGGTACGTCGACATCCTGAAGACGCAGGACGGGCGCAACGACGGGGAGAAAGGCTACTCGTCCACGGTCCGGGAGCGGCTCTACGGCGACTTCACGGTCCTGCTCCTCGACAGCGTCCGGGTCGGCGGAGAATGGATGCACCGGGTGACGAACGGATCGGTGGTGGGGTGGGTGCCGGCGTCGAAGCTGAAGCGGTGGCCGGAGCGTCCCGCGTACCCCGATCCGCTCGCGGTGCCGATCGGGGCGGGGGTGGACTCGCTCCACCAGCTCACCGCGTCGCCGTTCTGCGAGGCGTTCAAGTGCACGCTCCTCCGGAGCCTGGAGGCCGAGGGAGGCAGCGTGCTCAACCAGATCGCCATCACCGGCGCGTGGGGGTGGGAGCTGCAGGTGGAGAGCGACGGGGCGCGCGTGTCGGGCGCGACGGTCACCATCAGCGCCCGGGCCCGGGACGCGGAGGGCCGCGTCCGCCTCCGCCTGGAGGACCGGCGCTTCGCGGACGCGGTCGTGCGCACCATCCTGGGCCGGGCCTGCCCCGCCGCGGAGCGCCTCGCCGAGGAGAGCATGAACCGCCCGCCGGCCGCCGGCGAGGAGCCGCCCTCCGCCGAGTGCGGCGAGTGGACCCTCCAGGCCGCCCAGGACACCGCGCACCACGCCACCCTCCGCATGCGGCGCCAGGGCGAATAGAAGGAAGCCGCGCCCGAGGCCGGAGATCCTGCCTCGGGCGGCGGTCCGCAGCCCCGGTCCCCCCTTGCCCGCTCTCCCTCCCGCTTGAAATCCCCCGCGTACGCTTCGTGCGTGGGCGCGTCCGCACTCAACCACCAACGCACTCACGCACTCACGCACTAACGCACTTCGGGGTTAGGGATGAACATCGCCGTTCTGATGGGGGGAACGAGCGCGGAGCGGGAGGTCTCGCTCGCGTCGGGGCTGGGGATCGTGAAGGCGCTGCGCGAGCGCGGGCACCAGGTGTGGACGGTGGACACGGCGCGCGGGTTCGTCGCCCCCGAGCGCGAGGGCGACCTCCTCCCCGAGGGCGTCCACGCCGCCCCGCCGGACGACGTGGAGGGCGCGCTGGCCCCGATCGCCCTGGCCGACGTGGAGCAGGTGCGCCAGGCCGACGTGGCGTTCCTGGCGCTGCACGGCGGGGCGGGGGAGGACGGCACCGTGCAGGCGCTCCTGGAGCTGATGGGGGTGCGCTACACGGGCACCGGGCCGCTGGGCTCGGGCGTCGCCATGGACAAGGACATCTCCAAGCGCCTGCTGCGCGACGCCCAGGTCCCCACGCTGCCGTGGCGGGTGGCGCGCGCGCCGGACTTCCGCTACGACGCCGACATCATCGAGGACCTGATCGGCTACCCCACCGTGGTCAAGCCATCGCGGCAGGGCTCCAGCGTGGGGCTCACCGTGGTCCGGGAGCCCGACGCCCTGGAGGCGGCCGTGCGCGAGGCGGCCCGGTACGAC from Longimicrobium sp. encodes:
- the uvrC gene encoding excinuclease ABC subunit UvrC; amino-acid sequence: MALNPTLESKLKHLPTRPGVYLMKDAGGEILYVGKAKSLRSRVRSYFASGQQHGVRIAEMVRRVADVDTIVVSSEAEALILENNLIKEHRPRFNINLRDDKTYPYIKVTVQERFPRVFVTRRLVKDGARYFGPYTDVRRMRHALELVKKLYTVRSCHYDLPREAPARPCLDYHIGRCLAPCVAFQPEEDYRGMIDEILEVLGGHTRLVADRLKREMRDAAAEMNFERAAELRDAIAELEALERRQRVVDVSGADRDVVGFARDGVEACGVVLLIREGKLLGREVTFLGNLADEGDESAFGAFATRHFTERAIRDVESVPPAVHFPMDFADREVLQEVLREHAGRAVRLHVPQRGEKVQLVELAAQNARHLLEERKLVERTAASRAPDALYELQEVLELPAVPRTIVCFDISHTQGSEVVASGVFFDNGEPFKGEYKRFKIRGEWGNDDFASMHEVVTRYFSRRAEEKRSLPDLVVIDGGKGQLGAARKALEALGMPQQAVISLAKRDEEVFVPGRSEPVRLPRRSPALRLLQRVRDEAHRFAVTYNRKLRTKRTIRSELSTIPGVGAARQRALLDRFGSMRAVAAASEAEIAALPGFGPSLARKVKEALGAGPAAPAAADGQAA
- a CDS encoding D-alanine--D-alanine ligase — encoded protein: MNIAVLMGGTSAEREVSLASGLGIVKALRERGHQVWTVDTARGFVAPEREGDLLPEGVHAAPPDDVEGALAPIALADVEQVRQADVAFLALHGGAGEDGTVQALLELMGVRYTGTGPLGSGVAMDKDISKRLLRDAQVPTLPWRVARAPDFRYDADIIEDLIGYPTVVKPSRQGSSVGLTVVREPDALEAAVREAARYDSEVMIERYARGRELTVGILGDQALPPVEIRPKKGLYDYESKYTPGMTEYFCPAPLDEELTAQMQAYALRAFKVLKLRGYARVDFILAKEQLFCLEANTLPGMTATSLLPKAALAAGIEYPELCERIVRLAVG